Part of the Verrucomicrobiia bacterium genome is shown below.
TCCGAGACGCATCTCGAGGTCTGACAGCGGATGCTCCCGCGTTCACGCCGGAGTGGGTCGAACGCTTCGCGGTTCCGCTAAACCTCCAGTCAGGTGTGATCCATTATAGTCTCATGAACAATCTCCCCACGCTCGTGTGGTGTGCAGGCGTCGCCGCCCTCGACGGCGCGAGTAACAGCAACGATTTCGTTGTCGACGTCCGACACTGCCTGGTGCACGGTTTTGTCCATGAGGACGGCCATCAAACCGATTCCATGAAAACCTTCATTTCACTTCTTCTACCACTGTTCGCTTGGTGCTCCGCTCCTGCCGCTTCACTTGAGGAGCGGGTGGAGAATACCGACGGCATCGCAGTTGTTTCGGTATCCAACGTCATAACGAGCGTCATGACAAACGCGGCAGGCGTCCGGGTCACGCTGTATAGCGCCGACGCGGCGATCGAGCGTACGTTGAGAGGAACCTTACCCGTTCGCTTCCGCCTGCAAGGCGAGACGAAGACGGTTCACTTTTCGACGGGACCGTATTCCGAAGAATTACTCAGCCGGAGGTTCCTTGTGTTCCTCAAGCGCTCGGGCGCGTTCTATACGCCTTCCGACGCGGATGGTCTTTGCATGATCATTGGACCAGGGCAGCCGAAGGATGACAGGGTGCTTTGGCCTGAGTGCACGAGTCTGGAGGAAGCAGAAACGGCAATCCGCAGATCGGCTAGACCATGACTACGGTGGCTCATGATAAGTGATCCGGCTGGATGGCTGCGGAACTGAGCCGAGCCACCTCACATCCAACGGCAATTGTCTTTGCGCCGTTGGCCGCAGACGAACCATTTGTATCCGGCCGATCAACTATTTTTATGAGTTCAATTGCGCCAGCAGTCACGAATAGTCCACATCGGTCAGCGAAATGGCTTAAATTCCTCCTGCAATTCTTCCTCGCGTTCTGCGTCATGTTCTTTATTTCGTCCCTTGCTGGCGAGCTGCAGAACGCGTTGGGCTCTCCCACGTCCCGTTCGACGCTGGCCACATTCATGACCCGGGTTTGGTTCAGCTTTGCATTCACCGGAATGATGTTCCTTCTGATTTTTGTCGTTCTTGCAGTGGCAGTGGATCAGGAAAACATTTCCCCCGAAAAAACGTAGTTTGGTTCGTTTGAATCGAATGAAGGCGGGCTGTATTGGGTGGGAGTCACCCGCTCGAAACCGCGGACGAATGGCGACGGCTCAACTTTCCTCGAACAATAGACGCGTGTCGTAGGGTCGCAGGGGCGGTCCGGCGAAAGATTGTTCGGCTCTAACGATGACCAGGTCTGCCGAGTTGACCTTGATCGTGCGTGTTGCCGGATTGATGTCGTACCAATCAATCCCGAATTCCCGCCCTTCGCCGACGCTGACCCGCAGTCTGCAGGAGTCCACCATCCGAACCGTTAACGCGGCGCCGTAAGAGAAGCCGTGTTCCCCAACGACGTTGTAGCCACTGAATTCCGGGAGCACGGGCCGAATCTCGGGTTTCGCAACGCGCCGATTCACCTGGCGTTGCGCCCGAATCAGTTCGTCGTACATCGGCTGGCAAAGACGCCGTTCGAGTTTCGCATTGGACGAATGCAGTTCCCAAAGCCCCATCTGCGCCCAGCGACTCTGGTCATGCCATTCGGGCATGCCCAGGATGGGATAGAGACACACTCCCCGCAGGGGCACGCCCTCAGCGAGCAGGGAGTCAACTTCGCGAACCAATGCGTTCAGCCAGCGCGGTCGCATGTCGCCGACATGTGACGTTTCGGTGATGAGCAGGTCGCCGCCGTAACGCGCGTGCACTTTCTTGATGAGCGTGCGGAGCGGAACCCGTTTCGGATGATCCTCCGGCAGAGGCTCCTCATCGCGGCCAAGAATCCATTGATTGGTCCAATAATAATTAACGCCGACGATATCGAGATGTTCGCGGCTGCCGCCGAGTTCCGGCATGAGGCGTCCCGCGAGCATGTCCCACGATTCGAAGACTGCGTTGTCGTTGAAATGTTCCGCTGCTTCGCGCGCATCGGAACTGTCTGCCTCGGGAAGCACATGACAGAGCGGATCCACATTGACGATCCTCGCATCCGGGACGACCTCACGGATTGCGTTAATTCCCGCAATGGCAGCCCGGATGAGCGCCTGCTTCAGTTCCGGGCCGCGGCCAGTGCAATGCGGCGCAAAGCGTCCGACGGTGCCGCCAGCCCATGAAAAAAACGAGGGCTCGTTGACAGGGGTGAAATAGCAGGTTCGCGGCCGGCTGGCGCAGATGTGGCGGGCTGCGGCCTGGCAATAGTCAGCAAAACGTTCCGTGAACTCTTTCGAGAACGGATCCAGCTCGGAAGGATAACCGTAATGAAACAAATCCCAGATCACCTCGATGTCATACTTCCGGCTGGCGTGCAGGAACGGATCGACGGAGCTGAAGTCATAATGTCCGCGCTGGTCGACGATCGGCCAGCGGATGGCTTCACGGGCAGCATAAATCCCCGCTTCGTGCAGCAGCCGGTAATCGCTTTCCGCATGCTGGTCGTGGTGCGTGGCGGCCACCTGATCGATCCATTCGCCCTGTGCGTTGTATCCCGTAGCGCATTCGAACCCCGCCAGAAAAAAACTACGAAACATGCGCCACCCTCCTCGTGTTTGCCGGTGCGGCGACTTCGCCGACGGCCTGGGATCCCGATGCGCACAGTTCCTGATACTGCTGCACCAGCGGCGTGGCGACCCTTTCCAATTCTGAACGATCGTTCGCGTGCAGATCCCACAGGCCCATTTGCTTGAGGTAATACGCTGGTGGATTTTTCCCCTGCCGATACGCCCACGTCACCAGCGCGAACAACGGCCACCAGGTGTAGCCGATAAGTGGAATGCCGCGCGCGCGAGCGCGCCGAGTTGCGGCCACGGAATCATCGAGCCAGGCGGCCCGCCGTTTCACCGAACCGAGTGAAGCGGTTTCCGAAATGAACAGCGGCACGTCGTAGCGGCCGTGATACATATCGGCCAGCCTGTCGATGATGTCCGCATCAGCGTAAGGCATCTTCAAGCGCACATGCGGCGCGCGCACCACAAGCTTGCGCGAGAACAGGGGATAGAGATTGATTCCGACGATGTCGAGCTTCACCGCATTTCTTTGAAACCAATCCATGGTGGCATCCGGTACGCCCTGGGCGCGCAGCCAGCCGTATAACGAATGCTTCGGATCAACCCTCCCGCTGATGAAGTCGAGGGCGAGGAAGACGATTTCCTGGCGTCGAAACACCTCGTCTTGCAGCGCAGCATCTGGCGATTCGTAGAGATCCGTTGCGTCGACATGCACCGCCACGTTTTCGGGATCCACCTGTTGAATCGCCCGCGCCGATTCCACGATGCCACGGCAGACCCCGAGCATCACCTGCATAAAGCCCTTCCAGCCGCGCTTGAACGGAGGCCACCACCCAAGCTTTCCGCAATACCATGCCGTGACGCGCGGTTCGTTCAAGGGAGTCCACAGATGAATGCGGCCTTTGAAGCGCTCGGCTGCGCGGCTGGCGTATTCCGCCATGTATTTCGAAAAGTCCGGCGAGAGGTAGGCGTGCTCGATCCACCGCGGAAGGCCGTAGTGAACCAGATCAACGATGGGCTCGATCCCCAGCTCGAGAAGGTGCGAAAGGGTATCGTCAGCAAATCCCCAGTCCCAGGCCTTTGGCTGCGGGTTGATCCGATGCCAGGGAATGCCGTAGCGCACGTGCCTGACGCCGAGATCTGCAACGAGCTGCAGGTCTTCGCGCCATCGCGCATAGTGCTGCGTCAACTCATACTCGTCGAGAATCCGCCCCGTCGCGGGCCACGGCTCGGTTATAAACGTGTCTTCAATCCCGGTGGCCCAGAAGAAAAAATCGGACTGCCGCAGTTGCGACAGCGTGGATCGTTTCAGGACTGCGCCGTGATGTTTGTCCATTGACATGCTTTTTGCAGAGACCCCTTCAATGTCGAACTGGCTTCCATGGTGCCTGCCGACGCCCCGAACAACGGTTACCCTCGATGCCTCCACAAACAATCGGTGTTTTACCCCATGCGGCCAACGGATGCGAAATATTCTGCCGCAAGGTTTCGTTGCGAGGTGGAAACCTTTTGATGGGACGATATAGTTGCGGCATGCCAAACACCCAGGTGGTCAGCCTCGATGAGCTTCGGAAGTTTCACCCGGCTGACCTGGCCGACCATTTGCAGCGGCTGCCGGCGGAGGAAGCGCGTGCCGTGTTTGAGCAGCTGGAACCTGAGCGCGCTGCTGCGGCATTGAGTGAGATTGAGGAAGAGCGACTGCTTGAACTGCTGGGCGAATTCACGCCGCCCCAGCTCGCCGCGTATTTGCAGCTGATGGCTCCTGCCGATGCGGCGGACCTCCTGCAAGTGCTCACGCCAGCCGTTCGCCGCGACACCATGGCCGCGATTCCACCCGACACTGCCGAACGTTTGCGCAGCCTCTTGCGGTATCCCGAAGACACGGCTGGCGGGATCATGTCGAACCGGTTCATCGCATTGCGGGATGAGATGACCGTGGAGCAAGTGCGGGAATTGTTGCGCGAACGCGCGCAGGAGGAGCGCACGGAAGACATCGCATACCTTTACGTGACCGATGCAGAGCGAAAGCTTGTTGGAATCGTCAGCTTGCGCGACCTGGTATTTCGCCGGGCTGAACGGCGCATCGGAGACATCATGAATCCCGACGTGAAATTTGTTCGCGCAGATGCCGACCAGGAGGAGTTGGCGCGGCAGTTCGATCATTATCATTACATCGGCCTGCCAGTGCTGGACGGCGACGGAAAATTAGCGGGGGTCGTGAAGGCGAGTGACGCCCTGGGAATCGCGGCGCGCGAGGCGACGGAGGACATGCAATTGATGGTGGGACTTTCGGGCGAGGAGCGCGCGCTCACGCCCTGGAAGGTGTCCGTGCGGCGGCGGCTGCCGTGGTTGTACGTGAACCTGGTGACAGCCATGGGCGCGGCCGCGGTTGTGAACTATTTCGAAAGCACTATCGCAAAGTGGACCGCTCTCGCCGTTTTCCTGCCGATCGTGGCGGGGCAGGGCGGCAATGCCGGCATGCAAACGCTCACTGTCATCATTCGGGATCTCGCGCTTGGTGAACTCGCACCCGGTGATGGACGCAAAGCCCTTGTGAAGGAAGTGACGCTCGGAATGATTAACGGTGTCGCCCTTGGCCTGGTGGTCGGGATGATTGGCTGGTTTTGGAAAGGGAGTGCAACATTGGGCGTGGTTGCCTTTGCCGCGATGGTTCTGAATCTCCTGGCTGCCGCGTTTTCCGGCGTGGTTATTCCGCTCGGTTTGAAGGCGTTGCGAATGGATCCCGCTCTGGCGTCCAGCATTCTCCTCACAACCGTGACGGATGTCGGCGGTTTCTTTTTCTTTCTCGGGCTCGCCGCCCTGGGAATGAAATGGCTCGGCATTTGAACGCGAAGTGATCAACGCGGTGCGGGAAACTTTCGCGTGACAGCCAGGCGGCCCAATGCTACTGGAGATCGACCACCACTCAATGTTCGCCGGCGAAGACGTTTCACGCCGCCGGATTCAGCAACGCGATGGAGATGTTTATGTCGAACCGCTTCACTCGGGTGTTTGGCCGCAGCGCTTGCGGGGCTTTTTTGATGGTGTATGTGTGGGCGCACGCAGCGCCCGGGGATCTGGATTTAAGTTTCGCAGGTACGGGAACCGCCCGCACCGGTTTTGGCGGAGGCAATGACCAGGCCCACGCGGCCGCCGTCCAGGCCGATGGCAAGCTTCTGATGGGAGGCTACTGTTCGAGCGTGGCTTTCACTTCCAGCGAGTTTTGTCTTGTCCGCTTTGACACCAACCATGTGCTCGACGCCTCGTTTGGCGATGGTGGCCAGGTGTTGACGCCTGTGAATGCGTCATTGATCCCTTTCACAGATGCGCGGATTACTGCGCTCAAGGTTCAGGCTGATGGACGAATTGTTGCCGGCGGGTATTCCTACATCGGAACCAATTATCCGACATTCACGCTCGTTCGTTACCTCCACGATGGATCGCTCGATTCCAGTTTTGGAACCAACGGGAATGGGATCGTGCAGACGGATTTCGGCGAGCCGACCCGGCTTCGCGCGCTGGCGATCCAAGGCGACGGAAAGATTGTTGCGGTCGGATCGACGACATACCCTGCGAATGCAGGAGAAGGAGCGGTGGCGCTGGCCCGATACACGACGAATGGCCTGCCCGATCCATCGTTTGGAAATGCCGGAACGCAGATCACGACGGGCGTGACAGGATACACAGGGGCTCACGCCGTCACCATCCGGCCGGACGGAAAAATTCTGGCCGCCGGAATCGGAATTGGCGCGGGACATAATGGGATCGACTTTGCGCTCTACTGCTACACGACGAACGGGGTGTTGGATCCGCAGTTTGGCGGAGGAACGGGGAAGGTTTTCACACAGATTTCCACGAACAACAATTTGTATTTTGATTCCGCGAATGCGGTGGCGATTCAATTCGGAAACAATTCCGTGCAGAATCCGGACCGCATTGTTGTGGCAGGCTCGTATCGGACTTCTGGTTCGCCCAGCGAAACCCAATTCGCACTGACTCGTTATCAAATGGATGGGGCGCTCGACACGACGTTCGGCAACAATGGGATTGTCACCAATCGGCTGGCGAGTGGAGGAATGGTGTTCAACCTCAGCAGCGCCATTGGACTGGTGGTTCAAGGGACGTTCACTCAGCCGCGGCGGATCCTTGTTGGGGGATACAGTCTCAATGGCAGCAACCGTTACTTCGTCATGGCGCGGTACAACAGCGCCGGGGGGCTCGATACGACATTCGGGAACGAGGGGACGGGAATCGCCGCGGTGCCCCTGGGGAATCGGGACGCAGCGGCAACGGCCCTGGCGGTGCAGCCGGGACGGTTTATCGTTGCAGGATATGCGGCGCAGAACGCGCAAAATTATAACTTTGCGGCGGTGGCATTCGACTCTGCTGGGATCCTGGACACCACTTTCGGCGCAGAAGGATTTCTGGTGTCGGATATATCAGATGTGAGTTCGAGCGGCCGCGGCGTCGCAGTTCAGCCCGATGGGCGCGTGATCGTCGCGGGAAGCGCAAATGACGGGGAAAGGGACCAGGTTGCTGTTGCCCGTTTCAACGTGGACGGCTCATTGGATGCAACGTTCGGCGCTGGCGGAAAGGTGCTCACACCTGTGGGTTCGGGCTCAGCCTCGGGAACGGCCGTTGCCCTGCAACCGAATGGCGGGATCGTGGTGGCGGGGACTGCGAACGATGATTTTCTCGTGGTGCGGTATCAAGGCAACGGCGCGCTCGACCCTTCATTTGGTACAAATGGAATCGTCACCACATCGATTGGCAGTGGATCCGACGTCGCGAACGCAATCGCCCTCCAGGCGGATGGCAGGCTGGTCGTTGCGGGAAATAGCGACAACGGGAGCAACACGGACTTTGCGGTTGTCAGATACACCACCAACGGTTTTCCCGATGTGTCATTTGATGGCGACGGAAAAACAACCACCGCGATTTCAACGAGCAGCGATTATGTGAATGCAGTGCAGGTGCAGGCGAACGGCAGGATCGTGGTCGCAGGATATGCTGAAATCAACGGAAACATCGACGCGGCTCTGGTGCGCTATCATACGAACGGCATGCTCGATAATTCGTTTGGCTCTTTCGGACGGGTCGCCACGGATGTTGGAAACGGGACGACCGATGCAGGGTTTGCCTTGTTGATTCAACCCGACCAGCGGATCGTCGTCGCTGGGTATTCTGCGACGGGTGCGAACATTGATGTAATGTTGCTTCGCTACACGACCAACGGAATTCTCGATTCCAGCTTCGATGGCGACGGAAAGGTGACCACCGCGATAGGTCTGGCGGCGGAGTACGCGGCGGCGGCGGCGCTGCAGTCCGACGGAAAGATCGTGGCTGCGGGTGTTGCAAGCATAGGATCGCATCTGGAGTTTGCGGCCGTTCGTTACCTTGCAGATGGGTCACTTGACGGTTCATTTGGACTCGGAGGGAAGGCGGTGGTCGATTTTGCCAACAACGCGGATAACACAGGATACGCCATCGCCCTGGATGGTTCGGGACGGGTTGTGATTGCAGGGGAAGCGGGAGGATTGATGGGAGTGGCGCGTTTGCAGGGCGATCCGTTCCTGAGGATTCTCTCGATCGCTCGGCTGGCCAACGGGCAGGTGGCGCTGACAGGGAGCGGGTCCCCAGGCGCGACTCACAGCCTGCAGGCAATTGGAAGCCTGGGCGGCAACTTCAGCACGATCGCCCCGGTGATTGCGGATTCGGATGGGTCGTGGGAATTCCTGGATACGTCAACCCCCGCAACAAATCGCTTTTACCGGTTGTCGTTGCCGTAGCGGGAATGGTAGCGCGTACGGGAAGCGAACCGTCTGTTCCAGTGTTTTAGGTTTTATCGAACGCCGCGCGCGCGCGTTGATTACTGTTGTCAGTTGGCGCGGCCTGCACTGAACCGCTTTCGCGCGGACATGGCTGTTCGCGCTCCTTCGGAATTCGTGGCGCTTCATCCGACCCGTAACGGCCACGATACGGCGCGCTGCTCCAGGGCCATTCCGACGGTTCGCGCACCAGCCTCGCTTTGACCGGATTGTTTCGATATAACGCACCACGCGCCGGTAATGCTCCTCATCCCGGATGTAGCGGTCAAAATAATCGGCCTGCCAGAAGGTTCCGCCCGTCGCATTCAGAAGTTTGTTGGCCCGGCTGCTGGTATACGACTTCCAACCATGCAACACCTCCGACAGCGGCTTCGCCATTTCGGCCAGGACATGAACATGATTCGGCATGAGGCACCAGCCCAGCAGCCGATACGCCTTTCCGTCGTGGAACCAAAGGTTCTCCTGAACCATCCGAGCAACGCGGGCATCGCGGAGGTGACACGCCCCAAGCCCGCGATCCAGCAGGACTTCCATTTGCCGGAACCGCTCGCGGTCGTCCTCCAGTTGCATTGCCGCGGCCCGCTCGTGGCGGAGTTCAGCAGGAATGGAGTCGGCCAGCCGGTAAGTAATGAACTGCCGGATGCCGGGGGCGTCGAAGTGGGGCAGGTAACCTCGCGAGTGCCAGCCTTTGAACCCAAGCGCCTTGTCCTCCTCCGTAGGCTGGTAATGCCATTGGCGCTTTTCAGCAACGACTTGATGGGCGGGCTTGCGTTTCATGCTGGTCGGTGAATCGGAGCGCGGACAGCCTTGTCCGCGAGCTGAATCTCAGGAGCGCGGACAGCCTTGTCCGCGCTGCCTGGCTTTGGCGGATATCGTGCCGGGTCTGGTGGAGGAGAGAACCGGGTGGAAAGGTCGTGAAACAATTCACTCCGCAAGTCCGGGTGAGTCGGTGGAGATTGTGCTTCATACGGGGCTGCCGGTTCCATACATAGCCATCAGCAAGGTGCCCTTCGGAAAAAGGCGAGCAACCGAATTGGCGAGGCAGTCGGCGTGATCCTCTCGGCCGAAGGGAGCGCGGACAGCCTTGTCCGCACGTGTTTTCGAGGCGTTGCTTCCGGCGGACAGGGCTGTCCGCGCTCCTGTCTTTTCCTCCATCGCGATCTCGCTCTTGTTGAGGAGGCCGCCGGAGCTGCAGCAGGGGTCGTAGATCTCCATGCCGGTGAAGATGAGCGGGAGGGGAGGCCGCCAAAAAGGTGCCCGTGAACATAAAATAACGCATTGCCATGCCAGACTCCGGCGGGGAGGGTATTCCAAGCAAAAAGCCGGGCAAGCCTTGATTCTATTGGGGATTATTGGTAGCGCGTACGGGAATCGAACCCGTCTTTCAGCCTTGAGAGGGCCGTGTCCTAGCCGATAGACGAACGCGCCTGAAAGACGTCGCATCCTAACCGCGCGACAGGGAAGTTCAAGTTCAACATTTGGCAATGCGGGACTGTGGTGGGATTAAAGTGGGTGAGATCACTGGGATCTGTAAACCGCTTGACCCTCGCCCCGTAAGGCGCCAGCGGGGCGAGAGGCGGAATGAAATCGTCTCTGAATCTGCACCTCTGCTTCCTCTGCGAGCTCCTGTTCAAAGTTTCGGGTGCAGTTCGGCTCCGCAAAGGCGTTTAACAGTAGGCCGCAGAGATAGCAGCGATGAAGAAATACCCCTGCTGTTTATGTGGGTGCCTCCTCCCGCGGTCCCCTCCACCGGCTTCGGTCGGAAGAGGGGGAGTTTAAAATCAACCAGCTCGATCACCCACGTTAATCACACCCAGCAGGCTGGGGTGCTTCACTGCGGCTGTAATCGATAGAAGCGCGTCGGTGTCTGCGTAGGTGGCAGGCGTCCATTTTGACCGTTGTCCGGCAGGCTGATCAACGGCGCGTTGTTGGGATTGCTCACGTAATCCATCAATTGCCACGGGCCGCGGAGTGTGTCCGCGGATTCCACTTTCCAGTTCGTGTTCTGCGGGATGCGAATATGCAGGCCGATGCGATTGGGGTTCATCAGACTCGCCGCAGCGCCGGGATCGGCAGGCAATTGCGTGACGCTCATGGCAACGGGTGTGTTGGTGGAATGAATCGTCGAAAGGCGGATATCGAACGCCACGTTATCCCAGCTCTCCTGTGCGGCATTTTTCAAACTGACAGCGATCGTATTCGCGCCGGGCCGCAGCAACGGAATGAACGGCGCGAGGTCGAAATGCTGCACTGCATTCCCATGGGCCGTGGTGGCTTCGATTCCGCTCGTCGGAAGCTTTGTGCCGTTCAGGTAGACCTCAAGCGGCAATCCTTCGTCGGTGCACGTGGCAGAGAGAAGCAGCTCTTCGCATGACGCAGCCGGCATTTGGAACGTCTTGCGGAAGAAATAAGCGGGCCGTCCTGGCAGCAGCGGTGTGCGGATGTTCAACGTTCCGCCACCTGTGCCGAATTTTGCAAACCCGACCGGCCAGAGCGTGTCCACGAAATTATCCAGCATCCAGTTCAGGCCAGGCAGATCCTGCATGTAACGCCAGGCCGAACCGAAGGGAATCAGAGTCGTCCAGTTTGTCGACGCGAGGTCGGGCAGGGGACGAAAGAAGAGGTCGTCCATCATTATTGAACCCGTGGCGGGAGCTTCTGCCGTGTACCAATGCGTGAGCTCGGCGTTGTGAAATCCTTCAGGCATGACAAAGACGCGATTCGCGTAAGTCCACTCTGTCGCGGCAGTTCCGGGTTTGAAATGCGGTGTAAAATATCCGGGATAGGGACGCCACGGCCGGGGATTTGGATCCGCGGCGGTAGGCGTTGAACTCCACTCAAACCAATGCGCTGTGTTCTGGGAAAGGCCGCTGCTGCGAAAGAATCCGCCGAAACTGTAGAGTGTCCCCGGCTTGACCTTGAACGAACTGTGCGGAACGCCGTACTGGCCGAACTGCGATATGCTGCCTCCCTGGATTGATTCGTTGAGGGTGACCTTCATCGATTTTCCGCCGCGGCAAGGTTCCTGCACGGCCAGCATGTTGCTCCAGTCAATGTCCCCGGTGAACCACTTGTCCCAATAGCTGTCGCCATCCTCTTCAAAACCGCTGTTGCGAATCAGATTGGCGTTGTACGAGGAGAGCACAGGAAACGGAGCGGAACGCACCATGCCGTTGTCGTAGACGGCAGCGACCTCATAAATGTATTGATGTCCGAGTTCCAATCCCGTGTCCGTATAGCTGCGCTGATTTGCGGCGAGGGTAACGGTATGTGCCGCCGGGCCGTCAAGGGTGCTGCTGCGGTAAACACGCCAGCTCTTCACGTTGTTGGTGGCGGGCAGCGTCCATCCAAACGTCGCAGTTCCATTGCCGCCCACGCGATTCGTGATCATCGGAGTTCCGGCCGGGAACAGCGGCCGATCGAACTGGCCATCGCGCCGGGCATTGCCGCGGTGAGTTGCCCACGACACGGGTCCCGATGTTGTTGAGCCAAAATTGTGAATGCGGACCCGGCCGGAAAGGGACCGCGACACAACGCACAGGCCCGTTCCGTAAACATTCGCGATGGCTGGGATGTGTTTGATGCCACCCGGAATGGGCACGGACGCTTTGATGACACCGTTCAATCCAAACACGTACAGCGCACCCGTGGCTCCTGGTGCATGAGGATCATACGTGCCGATCACAATTTCCTCGTGACCGTCTCCATCGACGTCCCCGACAACGGGCGGCGTGGGAAGCTGAGGATAAAAATTCTTCGGCCAGCCGGCGTGGCTGATGAGTTCGATGCCGTTCCAATAGCGGAATTGAATCTCGAACGAGTGCGTGAAGCTGAGAACGTCGATGCGATTATCCCGATCCGGGTTCAAAGGGATCATCGACGCATTGTTCTGCCATTGATTGAAGGGAAAATTCACCGCGGATTTCCAGATGCGGGAAAGTATCGCGCCGTTGTCATCCAGAATGGTTTCGTTGGGCTGCCACAATGGATTCAACTGCGTGGTTGGCACGAGCACTTCGCTTAATCCGTCGCCGTCAATATCTGCGGTGTAAACTTCGACTCCCTGCTGGTAGGCGCCGCTCATGAGGCGCTGGTTCTTGCCAAACTGGCCATGCAGATTCCCGCCGCCATACAAACCGTGGGAACGCGTCGCATCAAACGCCACCACGCTGTCGCTGTCATTCAGCACATAGGTTTTCAGGGGTGCGTTTGCTTCGCCGCGACCGAGCGCAAGTCCCGACTCGACCAGTTGATGCAGGTGATACGTGTAGTGGCGCTGCCCATTTAACGCATTGAAAAGGATGACTCCGCCAGACCAGCTCTCGCCCATCGTTCCCCATTCACCAGAACCCCAGATGTCGTTGATGTAGGGATTGAAATCCTGATCGT
Proteins encoded:
- a CDS encoding family 1 glycosylhydrolase, whose protein sequence is MFRSFFLAGFECATGYNAQGEWIDQVAATHHDQHAESDYRLLHEAGIYAAREAIRWPIVDQRGHYDFSSVDPFLHASRKYDIEVIWDLFHYGYPSELDPFSKEFTERFADYCQAAARHICASRPRTCYFTPVNEPSFFSWAGGTVGRFAPHCTGRGPELKQALIRAAIAGINAIREVVPDARIVNVDPLCHVLPEADSSDAREAAEHFNDNAVFESWDMLAGRLMPELGGSREHLDIVGVNYYWTNQWILGRDEEPLPEDHPKRVPLRTLIKKVHARYGGDLLITETSHVGDMRPRWLNALVREVDSLLAEGVPLRGVCLYPILGMPEWHDQSRWAQMGLWELHSSNAKLERRLCQPMYDELIRAQRQVNRRVAKPEIRPVLPEFSGYNVVGEHGFSYGAALTVRMVDSCRLRVSVGEGREFGIDWYDINPATRTIKVNSADLVIVRAEQSFAGPPLRPYDTRLLFEES
- a CDS encoding family 1 glycosylhydrolase produces the protein MDKHHGAVLKRSTLSQLRQSDFFFWATGIEDTFITEPWPATGRILDEYELTQHYARWREDLQLVADLGVRHVRYGIPWHRINPQPKAWDWGFADDTLSHLLELGIEPIVDLVHYGLPRWIEHAYLSPDFSKYMAEYASRAAERFKGRIHLWTPLNEPRVTAWYCGKLGWWPPFKRGWKGFMQVMLGVCRGIVESARAIQQVDPENVAVHVDATDLYESPDAALQDEVFRRQEIVFLALDFISGRVDPKHSLYGWLRAQGVPDATMDWFQRNAVKLDIVGINLYPLFSRKLVVRAPHVRLKMPYADADIIDRLADMYHGRYDVPLFISETASLGSVKRRAAWLDDSVAATRRARARGIPLIGYTWWPLFALVTWAYRQGKNPPAYYLKQMGLWDLHANDRSELERVATPLVQQYQELCASGSQAVGEVAAPANTRRVAHVS
- the mgtE gene encoding magnesium transporter, which produces MPNTQVVSLDELRKFHPADLADHLQRLPAEEARAVFEQLEPERAAAALSEIEEERLLELLGEFTPPQLAAYLQLMAPADAADLLQVLTPAVRRDTMAAIPPDTAERLRSLLRYPEDTAGGIMSNRFIALRDEMTVEQVRELLRERAQEERTEDIAYLYVTDAERKLVGIVSLRDLVFRRAERRIGDIMNPDVKFVRADADQEELARQFDHYHYIGLPVLDGDGKLAGVVKASDALGIAAREATEDMQLMVGLSGEERALTPWKVSVRRRLPWLYVNLVTAMGAAAVVNYFESTIAKWTALAVFLPIVAGQGGNAGMQTLTVIIRDLALGELAPGDGRKALVKEVTLGMINGVALGLVVGMIGWFWKGSATLGVVAFAAMVLNLLAAAFSGVVIPLGLKALRMDPALASSILLTTVTDVGGFFFFLGLAALGMKWLGI
- a CDS encoding transposase; translation: MKRKPAHQVVAEKRQWHYQPTEEDKALGFKGWHSRGYLPHFDAPGIRQFITYRLADSIPAELRHERAAAMQLEDDRERFRQMEVLLDRGLGACHLRDARVARMVQENLWFHDGKAYRLLGWCLMPNHVHVLAEMAKPLSEVLHGWKSYTSSRANKLLNATGGTFWQADYFDRYIRDEEHYRRVVRYIETIRSKRGWCANRRNGPGAARRIVAVTGRMKRHEFRRSANSHVRAKAVQCRPRQLTTVINARARRSIKPKTLEQTVRFPYALPFPLRQRQPVKAICCGG